From Rutidosis leptorrhynchoides isolate AG116_Rl617_1_P2 chromosome 3, CSIRO_AGI_Rlap_v1, whole genome shotgun sequence, a single genomic window includes:
- the LOC139897023 gene encoding uncharacterized protein, translated as MSELVASDELAASDAPDTYIGASVPFLTKKTGHQRFINGFEVTGSNSDSEDLRIVQLIQEIEDDGSEVESAPSIPRVRGYIPREREVAAQHLWDDYFCETPKYPQRKFKRRFRMRIQLFLRIVQGITTFQSDNMPEYITYFSQRVDAIDRPTFTTLQKCTSAIRQLVYGIAPDMWDEYLQMSEQTSILCLDYFCMCIITLYKREYMRSPNAHDVARLYSAHEERHGFRGMLGSTNCMHWEWRNSPVALKG; from the exons ATGTCAGAGCTGGTGGCGTCAGACGAGTTGGCAGCATCTGACGCCCCTGACACCTATATTGGGGCGTCAGTTCCTTTTTTGACTAAAAAAACGGGGCACCAAAGG TTTATAAATGGGTTCGAGGTTACGGGGTCTAATTCCGACTCCGAAGATTTGCGGATTGTTCAGTTAATTCAAGAAATAGAAGATGATGGTTCCGAAGTCGAATCGGCACCATCTATTCCGAGAGTTAGAGGTTACATTCCTAGGGAACGGGAGGTTGCTGCACAACATTTGTGGGATGATTATTTTTGTGAGACGCCAAAATATCCACAAAGAAAATTTAAACGCCGTTTTCGTATGCGAATACAATTATTTCTCCGGATAGTGCAAGGTATAACTACTTTCCAAAGTGATAATATGCCAGAATATATTACTTACTTTTCTCAACGAGTTGATGCTATCGATAGGCCTACATTTACTACTTTACAAAAATGTACGTCGGCTATACGCCAATTGGTGTATGGCATCGCTCCCGATATGTGGGATGAATATTTGCAAATGAGTGAGCAAACATCAATACTATGTCTAGATTACTTTTGTATGTGTATTATTACTTTGTACAAAAGGGAATACATGCGATCTCCGAATGCACACGATGTTGCTAGATTATATAGTGCACACGAGGAGAGACATGGGTTTAGGGGTATGCTCGGGAGTACAAATTGTATGCACTGGGAGTGGAGGAATTCTCCTGTTGCTTTAAAAGGATAA
- the LOC139897031 gene encoding uncharacterized protein, with amino-acid sequence MAGSNNDINVLNQSPIFDKLKDGTFSSAPFEVNGHEYSKGYYLADGIYPDWATLVKGYTCPTEEPTIKFTRFQASSRKDIERAFGVLQDNGFALSKWEERFTTEEMENGMERIRNRGRDRDSIVREIRDRDMHNQLTEDLVEHIWNLPPTFRNTN; translated from the exons ATGGCGGGTTCCAACAATGATATTAACGTTTTGAACCAATCACCTATATTTGATAAACTTAAGGACGGAACATTTTCATCCGCACCATTTGAGGTAAATGGGCATGAATATAGCAAAGGATATTACCTTGCGGATGGTATATATCCCGATTGGGCAACTTTAGTTAAAGGATATACATGTCCTACTGAAGAACCAACGATTAAGTTTACAAGATTTCAAGCTAGTTCCCGAAAGGATATAGAGAGGGCGTTTGGGGTTCTTCAAG ATAACGGATTTGCACTTTCTAAATGGGAAGAAAGATTCACTACCGAAGAAATGGAAAATGGTATGGAACGTATACGAAACAGAGGACGGGATCGAGATAGCATCGTAAGAGAAATAAGGGATCGAGATATGCACAACCAACTTACCGAGGATTTAGTCGAGCATATTTGGAACCTTCCACCGACTTttcgcaatacgaattag